Genomic window (Dyadobacter fanqingshengii):
TTCATGTAAGTAGCCATGTCTTTATCGCCACGACCAGAGAGGTTGACGATCACATTCTCGTTTTCCGTCGCGCCCAATTGACTCAAAATAGCCAATGCATGCGCTGATTCCAATGCCGGTATAATGCCCTCATAACGAGTGAGTTCAAATGCTGCCTGTACAGATTCTTCATCCGTTGCCGACATAAAAATTCCTCTTCCGCTGTCGTACAAATAAGCATGCTGAGGACCAATTCCCGGATAATCCAGACCAGCAGAAATGGAGAACGGCTCCACAACCTGGCCGTCTTCCGTTTGCATTAAAATTGTGCGACTTCCATGCAAAACACCTGGTTTTCCCAATGCTGTTGTCGCAGCAGAATGTCCCGAATTAATGCCTTTTCCGGCAGCTTCCACAGCCACGAGCTTCACATCTTCATCATCCAGAAAATGATAGAATGCACCCGCTGCATTGCTTCCTCCGCCTACACAAGCGACCACATAATCAGGTGTTTCCTTGCCGGTTTGCTCTTTCAGCTGCCATCTCATTTCCTCCGAAATAATAGACTGAAAACGAGCAACCATATCCGGATATGGATGCGGACCCACCACAGAACCAATGATATAATGCGTATCCACCGGGTTATTGATCCAATGGCGCATCGCTTCATTCGTAGCGTCTTTCAATGTGCGAGATCCGCAGGTTGCTGGCCTCACTTCCGCGCCCAGCATTTTCATACGCGCCACATTAGGAGCCTGGCGTTCAATGTCCAGCTCGCCCATGTAAACAATGCATTCAATGTTCATGAGCGCGCAAACAGTTGCGGTTGCCACGCCGTGTTGTCCTGCACCGGTTTCGGCCACCACCCGCTGCTTACCAAGTCTTTTAGCCATCAGGATTTGCCCAATGGTGTTATTCACCTTGTGCGCGCCCGTGTGGCAAAGATCTTCGCGTTTGAGGAAGATGTTGGTTTTGTATTTTTCTGAAAGCCTGTTGGCCCGGTAAAGCGGCGTGGGACGTCCTACATAATTCCGCAAGAGATCATTATATTCTTTTTGAAAAGAAGGCTCCGCAATGATGCTGAGATAATTTTCGCGCAGTTCTTCCACATTCGGATACAGCATTTCGGGAATGAATGCGCCTCCAAAATTGCCGTAATAACCGCGGCTGTCAACCTGATATGACTTCTTTTCTAATGTTTCCATATTTCACTGCGCTTCCGCCTCTTCTTTCTCTTTTACACGAACTAAATTGAATAATTCTTCAAGCTTGGCAATGTCTTTCACACCCGGCTCCGTTTCAAACTGACTATTAACGTCAATTCCATAGATAGGAAGCGTTTTTGACAATGCAATAATGTCGTCCACATTGTCGACGCTAATGCCTCCGCTGAGCAGAAATGGCTTTTCATTATCGTATTTTTTCAAAAGGTTCCAGTCAAAGGGCACGCCGTTTCCGCCTGGGGCATCGCCTTTTGTATCAAACAAAAACAAATCGCAAAACGACTTATAATTGTTCAGCATCGCAAAATTGAATGATGCGTCGATGCTGAATGCTTTGATCACATTAACCCCTTTCTGGCGAATGCTGCGGCAAGTGTCCGGCATTTCGTTGCCGTGAAGCTGCGCATATTGCAAGTCGAATTTTTTGACTGTGGCAAGAATATGGCTAGGGCTTGCATTCACAAATACGCCGACTTTTTTAATGTTTTTAGGGATACTTTTTACAAATTCTTCATCCAAATCTTCGCCAACATAACGGGGTGATTTTTCGTAGAAAATAAACCCGATGAAGTTAGGCTGTAACGCCACCACTTTTTCAATGTTGTCTTGCTGGCGCAGTCCGCAAACTTTTATTTTCATAGAACCAAAGGATTTAAATTGCTTTGTTGAGTTAAGTCAATTTGTAAATCCGCCAGTGCGGTTCCGGGATTTACAGTCTTCATAAATGTTTCACCTATTAAAAACCCTTTATAACCGTAACCATGCAATCGGTGAATGGTCTCGGCATTTTTCAGGCCGCTTTCTGATATTTTAACAAAAGAATCGGGAATCTGTTCACTCAGCGCAATTGAAGTTTCAATAGACGTTTCAAAGGTTTTAAGATTTCGATTG
Coding sequences:
- the trpB gene encoding tryptophan synthase subunit beta: METLEKKSYQVDSRGYYGNFGGAFIPEMLYPNVEELRENYLSIIAEPSFQKEYNDLLRNYVGRPTPLYRANRLSEKYKTNIFLKREDLCHTGAHKVNNTIGQILMAKRLGKQRVVAETGAGQHGVATATVCALMNIECIVYMGELDIERQAPNVARMKMLGAEVRPATCGSRTLKDATNEAMRHWINNPVDTHYIIGSVVGPHPYPDMVARFQSIISEEMRWQLKEQTGKETPDYVVACVGGGSNAAGAFYHFLDDEDVKLVAVEAAGKGINSGHSAATTALGKPGVLHGSRTILMQTEDGQVVEPFSISAGLDYPGIGPQHAYLYDSGRGIFMSATDEESVQAAFELTRYEGIIPALESAHALAILSQLGATENENVIVNLSGRGDKDMATYMKYIV
- a CDS encoding phosphoribosylanthranilate isomerase, translating into MKIKVCGLRQQDNIEKVVALQPNFIGFIFYEKSPRYVGEDLDEEFVKSIPKNIKKVGVFVNASPSHILATVKKFDLQYAQLHGNEMPDTCRSIRQKGVNVIKAFSIDASFNFAMLNNYKSFCDLFLFDTKGDAPGGNGVPFDWNLLKKYDNEKPFLLSGGISVDNVDDIIALSKTLPIYGIDVNSQFETEPGVKDIAKLEELFNLVRVKEKEEAEAQ